A region of Sugiyamaella lignohabitans strain CBS 10342 chromosome A, complete sequence DNA encodes the following proteins:
- the MRP49 gene encoding mitochondrial 54S ribosomal protein MRP49 (Mitochondrial ribosomal protein of the large subunit; not essential for mitochondrial translation; GO_component: GO:0005762 - mitochondrial large ribosomal subunit [Evidence IDA] [PMID 1544898]; GO_component: GO:0005739 - mitochondrion [Evidence IEA,IEA]; GO_component: GO:0005739 - mitochondrion [Evidence IDA] [PMID 16823961]; GO_component: GO:0030529 - ribonucleoprotein complex [Evidence IEA]; GO_component: GO:0005840 - ribosome [Evidence IEA]; GO_function: GO:0003735 - structural constituent of ribosome [Evidence IDA] [PMID 1544898]; GO_process: GO:0032543 - mitochondrial translation [Evidence IMP] [PMID 1544898]) has protein sequence MSGLNRQLARLNSIAKGAGSVRVPTNVTGLSLRLSTRRPAKGAKSFWRENLPQVQFHNPSLPITVKKVTAEQEAAGEKISLSISFEDGTSKSVETTERTSEQILEDFVAASGASQVPENEIPVLKRPSFHDL, from the coding sequence ATGAGTGGCCTTAACAGACAACTTGCTAGACTAAACTCCATTGCCAAGGGAGCTGGATCCGTCAGGGTACCAACAAATGTTACTGGACTCTCTCTTCGTCTCAGTACAAGGAGACCAGCCAAGGGTGCCAAGTCGTTCTGGCGTGAGAATCTACCACAAGTCCAATTTCACAACCCATCATTGCCTATAACTGTCAAGAAGGTTACTGCGGAACAAGAAGCGGCAGGCGAAAAGATTTCGTTAAGCATTTCATTTGAAGATGGTACGTCGAAATCGGTTGAGACCACAGAAAGGACTTCTGAACAAATTCTAGAAGACTTTGTCGCTGCATCTGGTGCTTCCCAAGTGCCCGAAAATGAAATCCCAGTTTTAAAACGTCCTTCATTCCACGATTTATGA
- the PNP1 gene encoding purine-nucleoside phosphorylase (Purine nucleoside phosphorylase; specifically metabolizes inosine and guanosine nucleosides; involved in the nicotinamide riboside salvage pathway; GO_component: GO:0005622 - intracellular [Evidence IC] [PMID 11466296]; GO_component: GO:0005622 - intracellular [Evidence IC] [PMID 17482543]; GO_function: GO:0003824 - catalytic activity [Evidence IEA]; GO_function: GO:0047724 - inosine nucleosidase activity [Evidence IDA] [PMID 19001417]; GO_function: GO:0070635 - nicotinamide riboside hydrolase activity [Evidence IDA] [PMID 19001417]; GO_function: GO:0004731 - purine-nucleoside phosphorylase activity [Evidence IEA,IEA]; GO_function: GO:0004731 - purine-nucleoside phosphorylase activity [Evidence IDA,IMP,ISS] [PMID 11466296]; GO_function: GO:0016740 - transferase activity [Evidence IEA]; GO_function: GO:0016757 - transferase activity, transferring glycosyl groups [Evidence IEA]; GO_function: GO:0016763 - transferase activity, transferring pentosyl groups [Evidence IEA]; GO_process: GO:0034356 - NAD biosynthesis via nicotinamide riboside salvage pathway [Evidence IGI] [PMID 19001417]; GO_process: GO:0046115 - guanosine catabolic process [Evidence IMP] [PMID 11466296]; GO_process: GO:0046115 - guanosine catabolic process [Evidence IMP] [PMID 23670538]; GO_process: GO:0006148 - inosine catabolic process [Evidence IMP] [PMID 11466296]; GO_process: GO:0006148 - inosine catabolic process [Evidence IMP] [PMID 23670538]; GO_process: GO:0019358 - nicotinate nucleotide salvage [Evidence IGI] [PMID 17482543]; GO_process: GO:0006139 - nucleobase-containing compound metabolic process [Evidence IEA]; GO_process: GO:0009116 - nucleoside metabolic process [Evidence IEA]), with protein sequence MTSKNQLFPFHTKRFLIFGLQQVSLVPVAPSIWGRAPDPAAPLVSLESLRRVSCNLNTWRLGTVYRLNREVSKFLSDLTNLVAGHAGRLVAGLLGPEKTPVICMAGRLHTYEGYDIKDTVFPIRVFVALKIQCLIVTNAAGGLNPDYKVGDLMLLTDHVNLPGLAGLHPLKGPNDDRFGPRFPALSDAYDHDLRAAFFKSADNLGIKRTIHEGTYAFVSGPTYETRAEVRFLLAVGADAVGMSTVPEIIVARHSGLRVLALSLITNAAVSEKIPSAREPLNASLSEGKATHQEVVDAGNEAAKDVQAIVGRLVSAL encoded by the coding sequence ATGACCTCCAAGAACCAATTGTTTCCATTCCATACGAAGAGATTCCTCATTTTCGGTCTTCAACAGGTAAGTTTGGTGCCTGTTGCCCCCAGCATCTGGGGCCGagctccagaccccgctgctcctctcgtttcactcgagtcgttacggCGAGTCTCATGCAATCTGAATACATGGCGTTTGGGTACTGTTTATAGACTCAATCGTGAAGTCTCGAAATTCTTATCAGATCTAACTAATTTAGTGGCTGGTCACGCTGGAAGACTAGTAGCAGGCTTGTTGGGCCCAGAAAAGACACCTGTTATTTGCATGGCAGGGAGATTGCATACATACGAGGGATATGATATTAAAGACACAGTATTCCCCATCCGAGTATTCGTAGCTTTGAAGATTCAATGTTTAATTGTTACCAATGCCGCTGGAGGACTGAACCCTGATTACAAGGTTGGTGACCTCATGTTGTTAACAGATCATGTCAACCTCCCTGGATTGGCTGGTCTACACCCTCTTAAGGGCCCTAATGACGACCGATTCGGACCACGATTCCCAGCATTGAGTGATGCCTATGACCACGATTTGAGAGCAGCCTTTTTCAAGTCGGCAGATAACCTTGGAATCAAGAGGACAATACACGAAGGTACTTATGCGTTTGTCAGTGGTCCAACATACGAGACGAGAGCCGAAGTCCGTTTTCTGCTAGCTGTAGGTGCTGATGCCGTTGGTATGAGTACAGTGCCAGAAATAATTGTCGCTCGTCACAGCGGATTGCGAGTTTTAGCCCTCAGTCTGATCACAAATGCAGCTGTTTCCGAAAAGATCCCTTCAGCCCGTGAACCCCTCAATGCTTCGCTGTCCGAAGGTAAAGCCACTCACCAGGAAGTGGTCGATGCTGGAAACGAGGCAGCCAAAGACGTGCAAGCCATTGTTGGACGGCTTGTCTCAGCTCTATAG